Proteins found in one bacterium genomic segment:
- the rsmA gene encoding 16S rRNA (adenine(1518)-N(6)/adenine(1519)-N(6))-dimethyltransferase RsmA, producing MQQHGLWAKKSFGQHFLLDGQLLAKIVRAAGGLEEKTVVEIGPGPGGLTRAILDAGPKRFIAVEKDRDLEPLLREIAEQSHGLMELRMGDATRVNWQEFGERITVISNLPYNVSTLILTGLIEAGAAIENMVLMFQKEVAERLYAAPDSKDYGRLSVLCQHRCHVTRAFDVPPGAFVPPPKVMSSVVVVTPKMPVPSLPLEWLERVTGSAFGQRRKMLRSSLKSLNVPVEELLADAGIDGTRRAETLSVPEFELLARAYGKLGQASA from the coding sequence ATGCAGCAGCATGGGTTGTGGGCAAAGAAAAGCTTTGGCCAGCATTTTCTGCTCGATGGGCAGTTGCTCGCCAAAATCGTGCGCGCGGCAGGCGGGCTTGAAGAGAAAACTGTGGTGGAGATCGGCCCCGGCCCGGGCGGGCTGACACGGGCCATCCTTGATGCGGGACCGAAGCGATTCATCGCGGTGGAGAAAGACCGCGACCTGGAGCCGTTGCTGCGCGAAATCGCCGAGCAGAGCCACGGGTTGATGGAGTTGCGCATGGGCGATGCCACGCGCGTGAACTGGCAGGAATTCGGCGAGCGCATCACCGTGATTTCCAACCTGCCCTACAATGTTTCCACGCTGATTCTCACCGGTCTTATCGAAGCGGGCGCGGCCATTGAAAACATGGTGCTGATGTTTCAAAAGGAAGTGGCGGAACGGCTTTATGCCGCGCCGGACAGCAAGGATTACGGCCGACTCAGCGTGCTGTGCCAGCACCGTTGCCATGTGACGCGCGCCTTTGATGTGCCGCCCGGGGCCTTTGTGCCGCCGCCCAAGGTGATGTCGAGCGTGGTGGTGGTGACGCCGAAAATGCCGGTTCCGTCCCTGCCGCTGGAATGGCTGGAACGCGTGACCGGCAGCGCCTTCGGCCAGCGGCGCAAGATGCTGCGCAGCAGCCTGAAATCGCTGAATGTGCCGGTGGAGGAACTGCTGGCCGATGCAGGGATAGACGGCACCCGCCGCGCCGAAACCCTAAGCGTACCTGAATTTGAGCTGCTGGCGCGGGCATATGGCAAACTTGGGCAGGCATCGGCCTGA
- a CDS encoding guanylate kinase, giving the protein MTSPASIARRGIMFVLSSPSGAGKTTISKLMLAADSNLHISISVTTRAPRPGEVNGKDYIFVSKETFADMIMNGEFYEHAKVFDHYYGTPKKNVLDQLSKGHDVLFDIDWQGTRQLKTTERRDLVSVFILPPSIAELEQRLRKRAQDSDDVVRGRMQKCSDEISHWDEYDYVVVNHDIDDALKRVMAILHAERVRRTRQEGLVTFVDGLMTEFNAPK; this is encoded by the coding sequence ATGACCAGCCCAGCCTCCATTGCCCGCCGTGGCATCATGTTCGTACTGTCGTCGCCGTCCGGCGCTGGTAAAACCACCATTTCCAAACTGATGCTGGCGGCGGATTCCAATCTGCACATCTCCATCTCCGTCACCACCCGCGCCCCCCGCCCGGGCGAGGTGAACGGCAAGGACTACATCTTCGTCAGCAAGGAAACCTTCGCCGACATGATCATGAACGGCGAATTTTACGAACATGCCAAAGTGTTCGACCATTATTACGGCACGCCCAAAAAGAACGTGCTGGACCAGCTAAGCAAAGGCCATGACGTGCTGTTCGACATCGACTGGCAGGGCACCCGTCAGCTGAAAACCACCGAGCGGCGCGACCTGGTGAGCGTATTCATCCTGCCGCCTTCCATCGCCGAGCTGGAGCAGCGCCTGCGCAAACGCGCGCAGGACAGCGACGACGTGGTGCGCGGCCGCATGCAGAAATGTTCCGACGAAATCAGCCACTGGGATGAATATGATTACGTCGTGGTCAACCACGATATCGACGATGCGCTCAAACGCGTGATGGCCATCCTCCATGCCGAGCGCGTGCGCCGCACCCGCCAGGAAGGACTGGTCACCTTCGTCGATGGGCTGATGACGGAATTCAACGCGCCGAAATAA